Proteins encoded together in one Quercus lobata isolate SW786 chromosome 3, ValleyOak3.0 Primary Assembly, whole genome shotgun sequence window:
- the LOC115979677 gene encoding UDP-glycosyltransferase 74B1-like has translation MEETEYRGHVVVLPYPSQGHINPLLQFAKRLASKGVKATIATTRYTLKSICTANVGVEPISDGFDENGFAQAKEVDLFLKSFKANGSRTLSELIQKFQDSSSPVSCVVYDSFLPWALDVAKQHGIYGAPFFTNSATVTHIFCLIHHGKLSLPLKLETTPLLIPGLPPLNSPDLPSFLKLPESYPAYLAMKLSQFSNLDMADWIFSNTFEELEAEEARSISKLWPAKLIGPMVPAAYLDGRIEDDKGYGASLWEPLSDDYVKWLETKSPKSVVYVSFGSMVSLTFEEMEEIAWGLKESGLHFLWVVKESDQDKLPDGFMDSTKEKGLIVTWCNQLEMLENQAIGCFVTHCGWNSTLEGLSLGVPMVGVPKWADQLTDAKFVEEIWGVGLRAKEDDKGVVRKEELVMCLKEVTEGERSQQIKKNASKWRELAKKAVSEGGSSDKNINEFVQHLVQKDRQ, from the exons ATGGAGGAAACAGAGTATAGAGGTCACGTTGTGGTGCTCCCATATCCAAGCCAGGGTCACATTAACCCTCTCCTCCAATTTGCAAAACGTTTAGCCTCAAAAGGGGTCAAGGCCACAATAGCTACAACTCGTTATACTCTCAAGTCCATTTGTACAGCAAACGTTGGTGTTGAGCCCATCTCCGATGGGTTTGATGAGAATGGCTTTGCACAAGCAAAAGAAGTGGACTTGTTCCTGAAGTCATTCAAGGCCAATGGCTCAAGAACTCTATCTGAACTCATCCAAAAGTTTCAAGACTCTAGTTCTCCTGTGAGTTGTGTTGTGTATGATTCATTTTTGCCATGGGCTCTTGATGTTGCTAAGCAACATGGCATTTACGGAGCACCATTCTTTACCAATTCAGCCACTGTAACCCACATATTCTGTCTCATACACCATGGCAAACTTTCGTTGCCATTGAAGCTTGAAACTACACCACTACTCATTCCTGGCCTACCTCCATTGAACTCCCCTGACCTACCAAGTTTTCTTAAGTTGCCAGAAAGTTATCCAGCGTACTTGGCAATGAAATTAAGTCAGTTTTCCAACTTGGACATGGCTGATTGGATATTTAGTAACACTTTCGAAGAATTAGAAGCCGAG GAAGCGAGAAGCATATCAAAGCTCTGGCCAGCAAAGTTGATCGGACCAATGGTCCCAGCGGCTTACTTGGATGGTAGGATTGAAGATGACAAAGGATATGGAGCAAGTCTGTGGGAGCCTCTTAGTGATGATTACGTCAAATGGCTAGAAACAAAGTCACCTAAGTCAGTAGTGTATGTCTCTTTTGGAAGCATGGTCTCCTTGACATTCGAAGAAATGGAAGAAATTGCATGGGGTTTGAAGGAGAGTGGCTTGCATTTCCTGTGGGTTGTAAAAGAATCTGACCAAGATAAATTGCCTGATGGGTTTATGgactcaacaaaagaaaagggtttGATTGTGACATGGTGCAACCAACTAGAAATGCTGGAAAACCAAGCCATTGGTTGCTTTGTAACACACTGTGGGTGGAACTCAACACTAGAAGGGTTGAGCCTTGGGGTACCTATGGTGGGAGTGCCAAAGTGGGCTGACCAATTGACAGATGCAAAGTTTGTGGAGGAGATTTGGGGTGTGGGGCTAAGAGCCAAGGAGGATGATAAgggagttgtgagaaaagaagagCTTGTAATGTGTTTGAAGGAAGTGACGGAAGGAGAGAGGAGCCAGCAGATTAAGAAGAATGCTAGTAAATGGAGGGAGTTGGCCAAGAAAGCAGTCAGTGAAGGAGGGAGCTCTGACAAGAATATCAATGAATTTGTTCAGCATTTGGTACAAAAGGATAGGCAATGA